From Desulfobacterales bacterium, one genomic window encodes:
- a CDS encoding DUF2914 domain-containing protein encodes MKQMVTFPRTAVALFLLFLLYAPQTAFSQAPDVLDVEAVVCQDVVERQPIGAETSFPDSIGKLYCFSKIIGAKTPTTVSHVWYYGNAEMFRISLPVNSASWRTYSMKNIRPHETGAWHVEILDASENKLEVINFQILKP; translated from the coding sequence ATGAAACAGATGGTTACATTTCCCCGCACAGCCGTTGCTCTTTTTTTACTTTTTTTACTTTACGCGCCGCAAACCGCATTCTCTCAAGCGCCGGATGTACTGGATGTGGAAGCCGTTGTCTGTCAGGATGTGGTCGAGCGCCAACCAATCGGCGCCGAAACCAGCTTTCCGGATTCAATTGGAAAACTTTATTGCTTCAGTAAAATCATCGGGGCCAAAACCCCCACCACGGTTTCCCATGTGTGGTACTACGGCAATGCCGAAATGTTTCGCATTTCGCTGCCGGTTAATTCCGCCTCCTGGCGGACCTACAGTATGAAAAACATCCGGCCCCATGAAACCGGCGCGTGGCATGTGGAAATACTGGACGCTTCGGAAAACAAGCTGGAAGTCATTAATTTTCAGATTCTGAAACCGTAG